One genomic window of Sphingobacterium oryzagri includes the following:
- the recJ gene encoding single-stranded-DNA-specific exonuclease RecJ — MQKRWVVKPKNDIRKTNKLRDELGVSAVIAELLLNRNIDTFEQAKYFFRPSLDMLHDPFLMKDMDKAISRIEHAIGNKEKILIYGDYDVDGTTAVSVVYSFFRDFHSGLEFYIPDRYLEGYGISTKGIDYAAAHGFTLIIALDCGIKAVDKVSYAKTKGIDFIIGDHHLPGSSIPDAVAVLDPKREDCNYPYTELSGCGIGFKIIQAFIQKNEMDIQLAYQYLDLVAVSIASDIVPITGENRILTHFGLKKLNTNPNCGLQALINLSSNKTGQFSVNDIVFQIGPRINAAGRIEHAKDAVKLLISKSLPEAKDYSTTVDDQNTLRKDFDLRITEEALDIINNDEMLKARKSTVLFKEDWHKGVIGIVASRLTEKYYRPTIILTQTNGHIAGSARSVIGFDLYEALSECSDLLEQYGGHKYAAGLTMRLENVPAFQAKFETVVSNSIKPEMLQQEVRIETELPLKDIDAKFYRLMKQFEPFGPQNEAPILLTKNVYGSGYIVGNNHIKITVRQEGASAFDCIGFGLSSAMEHINTGQPFDICYTIEENNWRGKKNLQLNIKAIRY, encoded by the coding sequence ATGCAAAAAAGGTGGGTCGTAAAGCCAAAAAATGACATCCGAAAAACCAACAAACTACGCGACGAACTAGGCGTAAGCGCAGTGATCGCGGAGCTGTTGCTCAATCGGAATATCGACACCTTTGAGCAAGCCAAATATTTCTTCCGTCCATCGCTGGACATGCTGCACGATCCATTTTTGATGAAAGATATGGATAAAGCCATCTCTCGCATAGAGCACGCCATCGGCAACAAGGAGAAAATCTTGATTTATGGTGATTATGACGTCGACGGTACAACGGCCGTATCGGTTGTGTACAGCTTCTTTCGCGACTTTCATTCCGGATTAGAATTTTATATTCCAGATCGCTATCTGGAAGGTTATGGCATTTCTACCAAAGGCATTGACTACGCCGCTGCACATGGCTTTACGCTAATCATCGCTTTAGATTGCGGAATTAAAGCAGTAGACAAAGTAAGTTATGCGAAAACCAAAGGTATTGATTTTATTATCGGCGATCATCACTTGCCCGGCAGCAGCATCCCGGATGCCGTAGCGGTGCTTGATCCTAAGCGCGAAGATTGTAACTATCCGTATACCGAATTATCGGGCTGCGGCATTGGATTTAAAATTATCCAGGCGTTTATCCAAAAAAATGAAATGGATATTCAATTGGCTTACCAATACCTGGATCTGGTGGCCGTGAGCATTGCTTCAGATATTGTACCCATCACGGGTGAAAACCGCATTTTGACGCATTTCGGATTAAAAAAACTGAATACAAACCCCAATTGTGGATTGCAGGCGTTGATAAACCTATCATCCAACAAAACCGGTCAGTTTTCCGTTAATGACATCGTTTTTCAAATCGGTCCGCGCATCAATGCCGCCGGGCGAATAGAACACGCGAAAGATGCTGTAAAACTCTTGATCTCTAAATCGCTGCCGGAAGCTAAAGATTATTCGACAACGGTTGACGACCAAAATACCCTGCGGAAAGATTTTGATCTCCGCATTACAGAGGAAGCACTCGACATCATCAATAACGATGAAATGTTGAAGGCACGTAAATCAACCGTACTTTTTAAAGAGGATTGGCATAAAGGTGTGATCGGTATTGTCGCCTCTCGACTTACCGAGAAATATTACCGGCCCACAATTATCCTAACGCAAACCAACGGACACATCGCAGGCTCTGCGCGTTCTGTTATCGGTTTCGACCTGTATGAAGCGCTTAGCGAATGCAGTGATCTGCTGGAGCAATACGGCGGACATAAGTATGCCGCAGGATTGACCATGCGGCTGGAAAATGTCCCGGCCTTTCAGGCAAAATTTGAAACGGTGGTCAGCAACAGTATTAAGCCCGAGATGCTACAACAGGAGGTGCGCATCGAGACGGAACTTCCGCTAAAAGACATCGATGCCAAGTTTTATCGCTTGATGAAACAATTTGAGCCCTTTGGTCCGCAGAATGAAGCACCGATTTTACTGACAAAAAACGTATACGGATCGGGGTACATCGTTGGCAACAACCATATCAAGATCACCGTACGGCAGGAAGGTGCATCGGCTTTTGATTGTATTGGGTTTGGTCTATCCAGTGCTATGGAACATATCAATACCGGCCAGCCTTTTGACATCTGCTACACGATAGAGGAAAACAATTGGCGGGGTAAAAAGAATTTGCAATTAAATATCAAAGCAATTCGATATTAA
- a CDS encoding MBL fold metallo-hydrolase gives MIQAYSLYEGSFSVDASKAFVPFDPEKDDPLTRKGSIFVHVHPFLIVAEDGLMLCDTGLGFVDESGELLLHKNIRKLGYEPEDVKYVLMSHLHKDHTGGMVDFKDGKARIAFPNAEYFVQRGEWEYAFSGENSSYKTEIFDVIQRSGNLVLLDGDGQINHQVSYEVNGAHTPFHQAFHIHVADEHYFFGGDVLPDPAEIFKSFIAKYDYDGRLARDLRQQYWEEGRADNWTYLFYHSKSIAIGKGEQKPDGSYKIVDVSVK, from the coding sequence ATGATTCAAGCATATTCCCTTTATGAAGGTTCTTTTTCGGTAGATGCTTCCAAAGCATTTGTTCCTTTTGATCCCGAAAAAGATGATCCCTTAACGCGCAAAGGCTCCATTTTCGTGCATGTGCATCCTTTTCTAATTGTTGCCGAAGATGGCTTGATGTTATGCGATACCGGACTTGGTTTTGTTGATGAAAGCGGCGAATTGCTGCTGCACAAAAACATCCGGAAGCTGGGTTACGAGCCTGAAGATGTGAAATACGTCTTGATGTCACACCTGCATAAAGACCATACGGGTGGCATGGTCGATTTTAAGGATGGAAAGGCTCGGATTGCTTTTCCTAATGCAGAATATTTTGTGCAACGGGGCGAGTGGGAATACGCATTTAGTGGCGAAAACTCTTCTTATAAAACTGAGATCTTTGATGTTATCCAGCGTAGTGGTAATTTGGTCTTATTGGATGGCGACGGACAAATCAATCATCAGGTATCTTATGAAGTTAATGGCGCACATACACCCTTTCATCAGGCTTTTCATATCCATGTTGCAGATGAACATTACTTCTTTGGCGGTGATGTGCTACCAGATCCGGCAGAAATATTCAAAAGTTTTATTGCCAAATATGATTATGATGGCCGGTTAGCGCGTGATTTGCGGCAACAATATTGGGAAGAGGGGCGTGCCGATAACTGGACCTATCTGTTTTACCACTCGAAAAGCATTGCGATCGGAAAAGGCGAGCAAAAGCCTGACGGGTCGTATAAAATCGTCGATGTATCCGTAAAATAA
- a CDS encoding YceI family protein, with the protein MKKPILFVAFIFTLASAFAQKTNLTIDNKASSIKWEAKKVIGGHVGTINTKNGTVQTEKAKIVGGEFTIDMHSMLCTDAPKLTDHLKNEDFFNVPQYGTAKFVITKVDNSKATPVVTGNLTIKDKTKAISFPIKIVSATSNALEAEATGIKINRLDFDIKYRSASFFSDLGNRAIEDEFTLDVKIKASK; encoded by the coding sequence ATGAAAAAACCAATTTTATTTGTGGCCTTTATTTTTACCTTGGCCTCCGCCTTTGCACAGAAAACTAACCTGACGATTGATAACAAAGCTTCCAGCATCAAATGGGAAGCCAAAAAGGTTATTGGCGGACATGTTGGCACCATCAACACCAAAAATGGCACCGTACAGACGGAGAAAGCCAAGATTGTCGGTGGCGAATTCACGATTGACATGCATTCGATGCTGTGTACAGACGCACCAAAACTGACCGATCACCTCAAAAATGAAGACTTCTTTAACGTTCCGCAATATGGAACAGCGAAATTTGTCATCACCAAAGTGGATAACAGCAAGGCTACGCCTGTTGTGACAGGAAATTTGACCATCAAGGATAAAACCAAAGCGATCTCGTTTCCTATTAAAATCGTCAGTGCCACAAGCAATGCACTGGAAGCAGAAGCAACAGGCATCAAGATTAACCGCCTGGATTTTGATATCAAATACCGCTCAGCAAGCTTCTTTTCCGATCTGGGCAACCGGGCGATCGAAGATGAGTTTACCCTTGATGTGAAAATCAAAGCCAGCAAATAG
- a CDS encoding cation:proton antiporter regulatory subunit: MSIVRESDLIGIGKKYQIETEAGDNMVVVIHDDGRRELYRSEDDDSETHCVMTLSDEESRQVAGIIGGLSYKPKALETMEVALDDLRIEWYKVGTSSDGANKSIGELGVRQRTGASIIAAILEDETIINPGPEYIISPGTTLVVAGKKANIKLLKEILI; this comes from the coding sequence ATGTCTATAGTTAGAGAAAGTGACTTGATTGGTATTGGGAAAAAGTACCAGATCGAGACGGAAGCAGGCGACAATATGGTTGTCGTTATCCATGATGATGGAAGACGTGAGCTTTACCGTTCGGAAGATGATGATAGCGAGACGCATTGCGTAATGACGCTGTCAGACGAGGAATCTCGTCAAGTTGCTGGTATTATCGGAGGTTTATCGTATAAACCAAAGGCCCTGGAAACCATGGAAGTCGCTTTAGACGATTTGCGTATTGAATGGTACAAAGTCGGCACGTCAAGCGATGGCGCAAATAAAAGCATTGGTGAGCTCGGCGTTCGTCAGCGTACAGGTGCTTCTATTATTGCGGCTATTTTAGAAGATGAAACAATCATCAACCCGGGACCTGAATATATCATTAGTCCAGGTACAACCTTAGTTGTGGCCGGGAAGAAAGCGAATATTAAACTGTTAAAGGAAATCTTAATTTAA
- a CDS encoding cation:proton antiporter has product MLSPTLVLEVGIAVFLVAVVGLLANRLRFSVIPFFIIIGMLVGQHAPQFWHIDLTFTESKPFIDFMGRLGVLFLLFYLGLEFSVGRLMKSGKAIVTGGSIYVLLNFVSGLLIGWLMDLPFKEMMVLCGVMTSSSTAIVAKVLTDLKRTANPETEIIMGMIMFDDLFIAMHISFLSGLILTGGTSFWSVAGTSLLALGFILTFLVLGRKLVPAIDRLLQDKSSELFILIVFSLLFIIAGFSETIHVAEAIGALMAGLVFADSKYIKKIEGMISPYRDFFGAMFFFSFGLSIDMYTLGGAVGWAALAAVITIIGNLASGYFAAKFSGRKPKSSFDIGFTLSARGEFSIIMANIGKAGGLLPLIQSFVVVYVLILSIISPLLTKESRNLWHALFGKDQTPVKAKKTLEQLEESIKQSSS; this is encoded by the coding sequence ATGTTGTCACCTACCTTAGTATTGGAAGTCGGTATTGCTGTATTTTTAGTTGCGGTTGTTGGCCTGTTGGCAAATCGCTTACGATTTTCAGTAATTCCTTTTTTCATTATTATTGGTATGTTGGTGGGGCAACATGCCCCGCAATTCTGGCACATTGATTTAACATTCACCGAGAGCAAACCGTTTATCGATTTTATGGGGCGGCTTGGCGTGTTGTTTCTGCTCTTCTACCTCGGACTCGAGTTTTCCGTCGGCAGATTAATGAAGTCTGGAAAAGCCATAGTCACCGGCGGGTCAATCTATGTCTTGCTCAATTTCGTATCTGGTTTGTTAATCGGCTGGCTGATGGATCTGCCGTTTAAAGAGATGATGGTGCTGTGCGGCGTAATGACCAGTTCGTCTACGGCGATCGTTGCCAAGGTCTTGACCGATCTTAAACGTACGGCAAATCCGGAAACCGAAATCATTATGGGGATGATTATGTTTGACGATCTATTTATCGCCATGCATATTTCCTTTTTATCGGGCTTGATCTTAACGGGCGGCACGTCGTTTTGGTCGGTAGCGGGCACGTCTTTGCTGGCGCTAGGTTTCATCTTAACTTTTTTGGTTTTAGGACGGAAGCTGGTTCCTGCGATTGATCGCCTTTTGCAAGATAAATCGTCGGAGCTCTTTATTCTGATTGTCTTTAGTTTATTGTTTATTATCGCTGGTTTCTCCGAGACCATTCACGTGGCAGAAGCCATTGGCGCGCTTATGGCTGGTTTGGTGTTTGCCGACTCGAAATACATCAAAAAGATTGAAGGCATGATATCGCCTTATCGCGATTTTTTTGGTGCCATGTTCTTTTTTAGTTTTGGCCTTTCGATCGATATGTATACGTTGGGCGGTGCCGTGGGCTGGGCTGCATTAGCTGCGGTGATCACGATTATCGGCAACTTGGCATCGGGCTATTTTGCGGCTAAATTTTCCGGTAGAAAGCCTAAATCATCTTTCGATATCGGGTTTACCTTATCGGCACGCGGCGAGTTTTCCATCATTATGGCCAACATCGGTAAAGCGGGCGGTTTGCTGCCGTTGATCCAATCGTTTGTAGTAGTCTATGTTTTGATCTTATCGATTATTTCGCCACTATTGACAAAGGAATCCCGAAACTTGTGGCACGCGCTGTTTGGGAAAGACCAAACGCCGGTCAAAGCAAAGAAAACATTGGAGCAGCTCGAAGAATCAATCAAGCAATCTTCTTCCTAA
- a CDS encoding metal-sulfur cluster assembly factor, which translates to MSIIIMDKLNLAKEIQAQLETVYDPELRPANIVDLGLVYEIITKEGGVAKIVMTLTAPGCPVAGEIMNEVQQKVAAIDGISEALVELTFDPPWTKDMMTEEAKLELGFL; encoded by the coding sequence ATGAGCATCATTATTATGGATAAATTGAATCTCGCTAAAGAGATTCAGGCACAACTGGAGACCGTTTACGATCCGGAATTGCGACCTGCAAACATTGTGGACCTCGGCCTGGTATATGAAATAATTACCAAAGAAGGAGGTGTTGCTAAAATTGTGATGACGCTTACTGCACCGGGATGCCCGGTTGCCGGAGAAATCATGAATGAAGTACAACAAAAGGTTGCAGCGATCGACGGTATCTCGGAAGCGTTGGTCGAGTTAACGTTCGACCCACCTTGGACCAAGGATATGATGACCGAAGAAGCCAAACTAGAGTTGGGCTTTTTATAG
- a CDS encoding glycosyltransferase family 4 protein, with protein MRILVIHNFYQHAGGEDVVFHQEVNELQKNHEVHTLTFQNKKGWRGALQFLHYPWNFYAARQVIKALKRDQPDIVHIHNLHYASGPAYIRSIHKRGIPIVMTLHNYRLLCPSASLFSDGQIFTASVKSTFPWLAIKKRVLDHSLLKTTLTAWTYWLHRKFGTWDKVQTYVVLSSFAKSIFSQSTFPVADHKFTIRPNSIELRPVKVEKLAKLVYIGRFSSEKGIIPLLEAIDGTGIALDIYGAGPQLEQVSRYVAANPTIRYLGYQPQAVLSKAIAQADALVVPSVCYEGMPMTIIEAFAQGTPVLASAIGILKEMVLPLYTGMHFDPFDKNSVRTCLTDWVALDPAEKAKMAANCQAEYKQKYTLTKNMNLLVNIYQDAIQHAKK; from the coding sequence ATGCGCATACTCGTTATTCATAACTTTTACCAACATGCCGGTGGCGAAGATGTGGTATTTCATCAAGAGGTTAACGAGCTACAGAAAAACCACGAGGTGCATACTCTAACTTTTCAAAATAAAAAAGGCTGGCGAGGTGCTTTACAATTTCTGCACTATCCGTGGAATTTTTACGCTGCTCGACAAGTAATTAAAGCGTTAAAACGTGATCAGCCAGATATCGTACACATCCACAACCTACATTACGCCAGTGGTCCGGCATATATCCGTAGCATCCATAAACGCGGTATTCCTATTGTGATGACCTTGCACAATTACCGCTTGCTCTGTCCTTCGGCGAGCCTTTTTAGCGATGGACAAATCTTTACAGCAAGTGTTAAATCCACTTTCCCTTGGTTGGCTATTAAAAAACGTGTGCTTGATCACTCTTTACTAAAAACAACTTTGACGGCCTGGACGTATTGGTTACACCGCAAATTTGGCACCTGGGATAAGGTTCAGACCTACGTGGTATTGTCTTCTTTCGCCAAATCCATTTTTTCGCAAAGTACCTTTCCCGTCGCTGATCATAAATTTACAATTCGACCCAATAGCATCGAATTGCGGCCGGTAAAAGTGGAAAAGCTCGCCAAACTTGTTTATATCGGTCGATTTTCAAGCGAAAAAGGGATCATTCCGTTACTCGAAGCGATTGATGGTACGGGTATTGCGCTCGATATCTATGGAGCAGGCCCGCAACTGGAGCAGGTTTCCCGTTACGTTGCTGCTAATCCGACAATACGTTACCTCGGCTACCAACCGCAGGCGGTGCTCAGCAAAGCTATTGCACAAGCAGATGCGCTAGTCGTTCCTTCGGTGTGTTATGAAGGTATGCCTATGACAATTATCGAAGCTTTTGCGCAAGGAACGCCCGTATTGGCAAGTGCTATTGGCATATTAAAAGAAATGGTCTTACCTTTGTATACAGGTATGCACTTTGATCCGTTTGATAAAAATAGCGTACGAACATGTTTGACCGATTGGGTGGCGTTGGACCCTGCAGAAAAGGCTAAAATGGCAGCAAATTGTCAAGCGGAATACAAGCAAAAATATACCTTAACAAAAAATATGAACCTGTTGGTAAACATCTATCAAGATGCTATACAACACGCAAAAAAATAA
- a CDS encoding polyprenyl synthetase family protein, whose amino-acid sequence MNGSLYKDNISCIICIFAYHFLAMFQQLSHAKVFQAYAEKIEFPTTPENLYDPIRYILSLSGKRIRPLLVLMGSTLFDEEKAALALPASTAIEYFHNFSLIHDDIMDKAPLRRGQPTVHQKWNDSVGILSGDALLVKAYEELAKCPAQQLGALLRLFNKTALEVCEGQQYDMDFELRNDVTADEYIDMIRLKTSVLLGCALQMGAIVAEADEAAQQLLYAFGMNLGIAFQLQDDLLDVYGDPETFGKQVGGDIISNKKTILFIKLKELVSTADAKELDYLLNSDIASEPTKVTKMKALYARYGIEDFAVALKEKYTATAYEKLEAIDVDESRKKTLFTLADALMHRVQ is encoded by the coding sequence ATGAACGGGAGTTTGTACAAAGATAATATTTCCTGTATTATCTGTATCTTCGCCTATCATTTTTTAGCTATGTTCCAACAATTATCACACGCAAAAGTCTTTCAAGCGTATGCAGAGAAAATTGAATTTCCCACAACACCGGAAAATTTGTACGATCCTATTCGGTATATCCTATCCTTATCAGGAAAACGCATTCGCCCCCTACTGGTCTTGATGGGATCAACGCTTTTTGATGAAGAGAAAGCTGCGCTAGCGTTGCCCGCAAGTACGGCTATTGAGTACTTTCATAACTTCTCACTCATTCATGATGACATTATGGATAAGGCGCCATTGCGTAGAGGACAGCCTACCGTACACCAAAAGTGGAACGATAGTGTCGGTATTCTTTCGGGTGATGCTTTGTTGGTAAAGGCTTATGAAGAGTTGGCAAAATGCCCGGCTCAGCAGCTTGGTGCATTGTTGCGGCTGTTTAACAAGACAGCGCTGGAAGTTTGCGAAGGACAACAATACGATATGGATTTTGAGTTACGCAATGATGTGACAGCTGATGAATATATCGATATGATTCGTCTGAAAACATCGGTGCTGTTGGGCTGCGCGTTGCAAATGGGCGCTATCGTAGCCGAGGCAGATGAGGCTGCACAGCAATTGTTATATGCTTTCGGCATGAATTTGGGCATCGCATTTCAGCTCCAGGATGATCTGCTCGATGTGTACGGCGATCCGGAGACCTTTGGCAAACAAGTCGGTGGCGATATTATTTCTAATAAAAAAACCATATTATTCATCAAACTAAAAGAATTGGTTTCTACAGCGGATGCAAAGGAGCTTGACTACTTGCTGAATAGCGATATCGCCAGCGAACCGACCAAAGTAACCAAGATGAAAGCGCTATATGCACGCTATGGTATTGAAGATTTCGCGGTGGCGTTGAAAGAAAAATATACAGCAACGGCATACGAAAAATTAGAGGCTATTGATGTCGATGAGTCACGTAAAAAGACACTTTTTACGTTGGCCGATGCATTGATGCATCGCGTGCAATAG
- a CDS encoding amidohydrolase, translating to MEPIKITVFQAYLFWENVEKNLQNLSLRLSGLKEKTDLILLPEMFNTGFTMNVSKCAETMNGPTMHWMYQHAKSYDCVVAGTLIIEENGNYYNRFVWMSPDGSFVHYDKRHLFGMSNEDQLFTAGNSRVVLNLKGWKVCPMICYDLRFPVWSRNLGAAYDLLVYTASWPDKRSAHWRALIPARAIENQAYVIGVNRVGYDGNEIYYSGGSMCISPMGDVVYYKPEDEDLYTFTLSPADLIKSREQLPFLKDADQFSL from the coding sequence ATGGAACCCATTAAGATTACAGTATTTCAGGCCTATTTGTTTTGGGAGAATGTAGAGAAGAATTTGCAAAATCTATCACTTAGACTTTCGGGCCTGAAAGAGAAGACAGATCTTATTCTTCTGCCGGAAATGTTTAACACGGGATTTACCATGAACGTCAGCAAGTGTGCCGAAACCATGAACGGGCCCACCATGCATTGGATGTACCAACATGCAAAGTCTTACGATTGTGTGGTAGCCGGAACGCTCATTATCGAAGAAAATGGCAATTACTACAACCGCTTTGTTTGGATGTCGCCAGACGGCAGCTTTGTACACTATGATAAGCGCCATTTATTTGGAATGTCCAATGAAGATCAGCTATTTACGGCTGGTAACTCACGTGTGGTACTAAATTTGAAAGGATGGAAAGTCTGTCCGATGATTTGTTATGATTTGCGTTTCCCGGTTTGGTCGCGTAATCTTGGCGCCGCTTACGACTTGTTGGTTTATACGGCGAGTTGGCCGGATAAGCGATCTGCACATTGGCGAGCCTTAATTCCGGCGCGGGCTATTGAAAACCAAGCTTACGTCATCGGGGTTAATAGAGTCGGTTATGATGGTAATGAAATCTACTATTCTGGTGGATCGATGTGTATTTCTCCGATGGGCGATGTAGTGTACTACAAGCCGGAAGATGAAGATTTGTATACGTTTACTTTAAGTCCGGCAGATTTGATCAAATCGCGTGAGCAACTTCCTTTTTTGAAAGATGCCGACCAATTTTCGCTGTAA
- a CDS encoding MarR family winged helix-turn-helix transcriptional regulator — MAGNFEQADEFFSFLTGKATAALARRLQRNLKEEGINITAEQWSLLYYLWIEEGRTQQELAYLTFRDKPSVSRLINNLEKIKLVMRVNDKEDKRSNLIFLTKQGRQLREACMRQANRTIGQALAGLPYEEMIRAKDTLEVLYTNLK; from the coding sequence ATGGCAGGAAATTTTGAACAAGCTGATGAGTTTTTCTCTTTTTTGACGGGAAAAGCTACAGCAGCACTAGCACGGAGATTGCAACGTAACCTAAAAGAAGAAGGAATCAATATTACCGCTGAACAATGGTCGTTATTATACTACCTCTGGATTGAAGAGGGGAGGACGCAACAAGAGCTCGCTTATCTAACCTTTCGGGATAAGCCCAGTGTATCCCGACTGATTAATAATCTTGAAAAAATAAAGTTGGTGATGCGCGTGAATGACAAAGAGGATAAGCGCTCTAATTTAATTTTTCTGACTAAGCAGGGGCGACAGCTTCGGGAAGCCTGTATGCGGCAGGCAAATCGTACCATAGGGCAGGCCTTAGCGGGTTTGCCTTACGAAGAGATGATTCGCGCAAAAGATACGTTAGAAGTTTTATACACTAACCTAAAATAA
- a CDS encoding FMN-binding glutamate synthase family protein: MTIRKLILATMVIINLIIISFGIIFTPSWFWLLLIPFPLLVLAFLNSFQTKHAILRNYPIVGYFRFFFESIRPEMRQYFWESDTDGRPFNRRQRSIVYQRAKNERETVAFGMQSDPQAIGNEWVAHSVFPCHIENHDLRTTVGNHLCKQPYSLSVFNVSAMSYGALSKTAIRALNKGAALQNFAHNTGEGGISPYHISGGDLIWQVGTGYFGCRNELGMFDSELFAEKATRPYVKMIEIKLSQGAKPGHGGILPAAKNTPEVAAIRHVVPGTDVMSPPAHSAFRSPDEMMHFIQHLRELSGYKPVGFKMCVGDKQEFIDICNAMLSTQIFPDFIAIDGSEGGTGAAPLEFTDNIGMPLYDALSFVTTTLIKFGVKKHIKLIVSSRIITGFDLLKVIALGADACYSARGMMFALGCIQALKCNEDVCPVGVATQKPQLYKALDVQDKYIRVAQFHRNTLRATVEIMEACGFKTLDDVSADKFFRKVDNIHTLSFQEIYFKDTGKLVNSHSAFEPQEF; encoded by the coding sequence ATGACGATTAGAAAACTAATTCTCGCAACAATGGTTATCATCAACCTGATAATCATTTCATTTGGGATTATATTTACGCCAAGCTGGTTTTGGCTGTTACTCATTCCCTTTCCATTACTGGTTTTGGCTTTTCTAAACAGTTTTCAAACCAAGCATGCGATTTTAAGAAATTACCCTATCGTAGGCTACTTCCGCTTCTTTTTCGAAAGTATCAGGCCGGAAATGCGGCAATATTTTTGGGAATCGGACACCGACGGAAGACCTTTCAATCGTAGACAGCGCTCCATCGTTTACCAGCGAGCGAAAAATGAGCGGGAAACCGTGGCATTCGGTATGCAATCAGACCCGCAAGCCATCGGCAACGAATGGGTTGCGCACTCGGTTTTTCCATGCCACATCGAAAATCACGACTTACGTACCACCGTAGGAAACCACCTTTGCAAACAGCCCTACAGCCTGAGTGTGTTTAACGTTTCTGCGATGAGTTACGGTGCGCTCAGCAAAACGGCGATCCGTGCATTAAATAAAGGAGCCGCCCTGCAAAACTTTGCGCACAACACCGGCGAAGGCGGGATCAGTCCATACCATATCAGCGGTGGCGATCTGATTTGGCAAGTTGGTACAGGTTATTTCGGCTGTAGAAATGAACTGGGTATGTTTGACAGTGAGTTGTTTGCCGAAAAAGCAACGCGTCCTTACGTAAAAATGATCGAGATTAAGCTTTCCCAAGGTGCTAAGCCCGGTCATGGCGGTATTTTGCCGGCGGCAAAAAACACACCCGAAGTAGCCGCTATTCGTCACGTTGTGCCCGGAACCGATGTGATGTCGCCTCCCGCACACAGTGCGTTCCGATCGCCAGACGAGATGATGCATTTCATCCAACACCTACGCGAGTTATCCGGATACAAGCCCGTTGGCTTTAAGATGTGTGTGGGCGACAAGCAAGAGTTTATCGACATTTGTAACGCCATGTTGAGCACCCAAATATTTCCTGATTTTATCGCTATTGACGGATCAGAAGGTGGAACGGGTGCAGCGCCATTGGAATTTACGGATAATATCGGTATGCCGCTGTATGATGCGCTATCTTTCGTAACCACCACCCTGATTAAATTTGGCGTAAAGAAACATATCAAACTAATTGTTTCCAGCCGCATTATCACCGGCTTTGACTTGTTAAAAGTAATCGCATTGGGCGCTGACGCTTGTTATAGCGCACGCGGTATGATGTTTGCCTTAGGTTGTATTCAGGCCTTGAAATGCAATGAAGATGTTTGTCCGGTCGGTGTAGCTACACAAAAGCCGCAATTGTACAAAGCACTCGACGTGCAAGACAAATATATTCGCGTAGCACAATTTCACCGCAATACCTTACGGGCAACGGTTGAAATCATGGAGGCCTGCGGATTTAAGACTTTAGACGACGTATCTGCCGATAAATTCTTTCGAAAAGTCGACAATATCCACACCTTAAGTTTCCAGGAAATTTATTTTAAAGACACCGGAAAACTGGTCAACAGCCATAGCGCTTTTGAACCACAGGAATTTTAA